From a region of the Mycobacterium intracellulare ATCC 13950 genome:
- a CDS encoding GAF and ANTAR domain-containing protein: MTNFDDLTLLTDVLRAIYSADAADFPRVLDELTRAAARWVPGAQEAGITVTSRQNEVSTPSVTDDCARLLDEFQQRHLEGPCVHAAWTRKVVVIDDLGSDSRWPKYQADALAYTPVRSVLSLPMYADELSMGALNFYAERPHAFSDDSRRVAAVFAALGALAWSNVVRTQQFREALSTRDTIGQAKGILMERYDLDDHTAFNTLIKLSQSTNTPLREIARRVIEDTTRR; encoded by the coding sequence GTGACCAATTTCGACGATCTCACCCTGCTCACCGACGTTCTGCGGGCCATCTATTCGGCGGACGCGGCCGACTTCCCTCGGGTGCTGGACGAGCTGACCAGGGCGGCGGCGCGCTGGGTGCCCGGGGCGCAGGAGGCGGGGATCACGGTCACCAGCCGGCAGAACGAGGTCAGCACCCCCTCGGTCACCGACGACTGCGCCAGGTTGCTCGACGAGTTCCAGCAACGCCACCTCGAGGGGCCGTGCGTGCACGCCGCGTGGACCCGGAAAGTCGTCGTCATCGACGACCTCGGGAGCGACTCGCGCTGGCCGAAGTATCAGGCGGACGCCCTCGCGTACACGCCGGTGCGCAGCGTCCTGTCACTGCCGATGTACGCCGACGAGCTCAGCATGGGGGCGCTGAACTTCTATGCCGAACGCCCGCACGCCTTTTCCGACGATTCCCGCCGGGTGGCCGCCGTCTTCGCCGCGCTGGGCGCCCTGGCGTGGAGCAACGTCGTCCGCACCCAACAGTTCAGGGAGGCCCTGAGCACCCGCGACACCATCGGGCAGGCCAAAGGCATTCTGATGGAGCGCTACGACCTCGATGACCACACGGCGTTCAACACGCTGATCAAACTGTCGCAGAGCACGAACACCCCGCTGCGCGAGATCGCGCGCCGGGTCATCGAGGACACCACCCGGCGCTGA
- the cds1 gene encoding L-cysteine desulfhydrase Cds1, which translates to MTDRTRIAVRSRSRCWTDNAIRLIHADARRSADTHLLRYPLPSAWSTDVDVALYLKDETTHITGSLKHRLARSLFLYALCNGWIDEGTTVVEASSGSTAVSEAYFAALLGLPFVAVMPAATSASKVALIEAHGGRCHFVQSSSEVYAEAERVARETGGHYLDQFTNAERATDWRGNNNIAESIFEQMREERFPVPEWIVVGAGTGGTSATIGRYIRYRRHTTRLCVVDPENSAFFPAYAEDRDDVLMPTSSRIEGIGRPRVEPSFLPGVVDRMVAVPDAASIAAARHVSAVLGRRVGPSTGTNVWGAFGLLAEMVAEGRSGSVVTLLADSGDRYRDTYFSDEWVAAQGLDPTGPARALVEFERSCSWE; encoded by the coding sequence TTGACTGACCGGACCCGGATCGCGGTCCGCAGCCGCTCACGGTGCTGGACCGACAATGCGATCCGGCTGATCCACGCCGACGCCCGCCGCAGCGCCGACACCCACCTGCTGCGCTATCCGCTGCCGTCGGCGTGGAGCACCGACGTCGACGTCGCGCTGTACCTCAAGGACGAGACCACCCACATCACCGGCAGCCTCAAGCACCGGCTGGCCCGCTCGTTGTTCCTCTACGCCCTGTGCAACGGCTGGATCGACGAGGGCACCACGGTGGTCGAGGCGTCGTCGGGTTCGACGGCGGTGTCGGAGGCCTATTTCGCGGCCCTGCTGGGGCTACCGTTCGTCGCGGTGATGCCGGCGGCGACGAGCGCATCGAAGGTCGCGCTGATCGAAGCCCACGGCGGCCGTTGCCATTTCGTGCAGAGTTCCAGCGAGGTGTATGCCGAAGCCGAGCGCGTCGCCCGCGAAACCGGCGGGCACTACCTGGACCAGTTCACCAACGCCGAACGCGCCACCGACTGGCGGGGCAACAACAACATCGCCGAGTCGATCTTCGAGCAGATGCGCGAGGAGCGCTTCCCCGTCCCGGAATGGATCGTGGTCGGCGCCGGCACCGGCGGGACCAGCGCCACGATCGGGCGCTACATCCGCTATCGCCGCCACACCACCCGGTTGTGCGTCGTCGACCCGGAGAACTCCGCCTTCTTTCCCGCCTACGCCGAGGACCGCGACGACGTTCTGATGCCCACCTCGTCGCGCATCGAGGGCATCGGCCGGCCGCGGGTGGAACCGTCGTTTCTCCCCGGCGTGGTCGACCGCATGGTGGCCGTCCCGGACGCGGCGTCGATCGCCGCCGCGCGCCACGTCAGCGCCGTGTTGGGGCGCCGGGTGGGGCCGTCCACCGGCACCAACGTGTGGGGCGCGTTCGGCCTACTGGCCGAGATGGTCGCCGAAGGCCGCAGCGGTTCGGTGGTGACGCTGCTCGCCGACAGTGGCGACCGCTACCGCGACACCTACTTCAGCGACGAGTGGGTCGCGGCGCAGGGACTGGACCCGACGGGCCCGGCCCGGGCGCTGGTCGAGTTCGAGCGTTCTTGCTCGTGGGAGTGA
- a CDS encoding metallophosphoesterase codes for MANVMPVLIRAGAAALGSSVAGLGYAAIIERNAFVLREITMPVLSPGSTPLRVLHISDLHMTPGQRRKQAWLRELAGWEPDLVVNTGDNLAHPKAVPAVVQALGDLLSRPGVFVFGSNDYFGPRLKNPLNYVTNPSHRVRGEPLPWQDLRAAFTERGWLDLTHTRREFEVAGLHVAAAGVDDPHLDRDRYDTIAGPASPAANLRLGLTHSPEPRVLDRFASDGYQLVMAGHTHGGQVCLPFYGALVTNCGLDRSRAKGPSRWGAHMQLHVSAGMGTSPFAPVRFCCRPEATMLTLISTPMGDRDAASDLSRSQPTASVR; via the coding sequence ATGGCGAACGTTATGCCCGTCCTGATACGTGCCGGTGCCGCGGCGCTCGGTTCGAGCGTCGCCGGCCTCGGCTATGCCGCGATCATCGAGCGCAACGCCTTCGTCCTGCGCGAGATCACCATGCCCGTGTTGAGCCCGGGTTCCACACCGTTGCGCGTGCTCCACATCAGCGATCTCCACATGACGCCCGGCCAGCGGCGCAAGCAGGCGTGGCTGCGGGAGCTGGCCGGCTGGGAGCCGGACCTGGTGGTCAACACCGGCGACAACCTGGCCCACCCGAAGGCCGTCCCGGCGGTCGTCCAGGCCCTGGGCGACCTGCTGTCGCGGCCGGGTGTCTTCGTGTTCGGCAGCAACGACTACTTCGGGCCGCGCCTGAAGAACCCGCTGAACTACGTGACCAACCCGTCGCACCGGGTCCGCGGCGAGCCGCTGCCCTGGCAGGACCTGCGGGCGGCGTTCACCGAGCGCGGCTGGCTCGACCTCACCCACACCCGGCGCGAGTTCGAGGTGGCGGGCCTGCACGTCGCCGCCGCGGGCGTGGACGACCCGCACCTCGACCGGGACCGCTACGACACCATCGCGGGCCCGGCCAGCCCCGCGGCGAACCTGCGGCTGGGGCTGACCCACTCCCCGGAGCCCAGGGTGCTGGACCGCTTCGCCTCCGACGGCTATCAACTGGTGATGGCCGGGCACACCCACGGCGGACAGGTCTGCCTGCCGTTCTACGGCGCCCTGGTGACCAACTGCGGCCTGGACCGCTCGCGCGCGAAGGGGCCGTCGCGGTGGGGCGCGCACATGCAGTTGCACGTCTCCGCGGGGATGGGCACCTCGCCGTTCGCGCCGGTGCGGTTCTGCTGCCGGCCCGAGGCGACCATGCTGACGCTGATCTCCACCCCGATGGGCGACCGCGACGCGGCCAGCGACCTGAGCCGTTCGCAGCCAACAGCTTCGGTGCGTTGA
- the ponA2 gene encoding transglycosylase/D,D-transpeptidase PonA2, which translates to MSDRPPAALTILKLAGFCLLASVVATALLFPVAGGIGLVSNRASEVVANGSAQLLEGEVPAVTTMVDAKGNTIAWLYSQRRFEVPSDKIANTMKLAIVSIEDKRFADHNGVDWKGTLTGLAGYARGDVDTRGGSTIEQQYIKNYQLLVTAKTDAEKRAAVETTPARKLREIRMALTLDKTFTKPEILTRYLNLVSFGNNSFGVQDAAQTYFGINASDLNWQQAALLAGMVQSTSALNPYTNPEGALARRNLVLDTMIENIPQEAEALQAAKAAPLGILPQPNELPRGCIAAGDRAFFCDYVQEYLSRAGISKEQVARGGYLIKTTLDPDVQLPVKAAIDKFASPTLPGISSVMSVIQPGKTSHKVMAMASNRTYGLDVDAGQTMRPQPFSLVGDGAGSVFKIFTTAAALDMGMGINATLEVPGRFQAKGMGSGGAKGCPKDNWCVVNAGNYRGSMNVTDALATSPNTAFAKLIQQVGVTRTVDMAIKLGLRSYADPGTARDYNPDSNESLADFVKRQNIGSFTLGPIEVNALELSNVAATLASGGTWCPPNPIDKVVDRKGNEVAVTTETCDQVVPEGLANTLANAMSKDALGGGTASGSAGAAGWDLPMSGKTGTTEAHRSSGFVGFTNHYAAANYIYDDSTNPTDLCSSPLRHCGEGDLYGGNEPARTWFTAMKPIATNFGPVQLPPTDPRYVDGSPGSRVPSVAGLDIDAARARIKEAGFQVADQNNFVNSSAKQGEVVGTTPSGATIPGSIITIQVSNGIPPAPPPPPEGAPVPVGSQVVEIPGLPPITIPLMAPPPPAPPGAPPP; encoded by the coding sequence ATGTCAGACCGCCCCCCGGCCGCGCTCACGATCTTGAAGCTCGCGGGGTTCTGTTTGTTGGCCAGCGTCGTCGCCACCGCGCTCCTGTTTCCCGTCGCCGGCGGCATAGGGCTGGTGTCCAATCGGGCCTCCGAAGTGGTCGCCAACGGCTCCGCGCAGCTGCTCGAGGGCGAGGTGCCGGCGGTGACGACGATGGTCGACGCCAAGGGCAACACCATCGCGTGGCTGTATTCGCAGCGCCGGTTCGAGGTGCCCAGCGACAAGATCGCCAACACGATGAAGCTGGCGATCGTCTCCATCGAGGACAAGCGGTTCGCCGACCACAACGGGGTGGACTGGAAGGGCACCCTGACCGGGCTGGCGGGCTACGCGCGCGGTGACGTGGACACGCGCGGCGGGTCGACCATCGAGCAGCAGTACATCAAGAACTACCAGCTGCTGGTCACCGCGAAGACCGACGCGGAGAAGCGCGCGGCGGTGGAAACCACCCCGGCGCGCAAGCTGCGCGAGATCCGGATGGCGCTGACGCTGGACAAGACCTTCACCAAGCCCGAGATCCTGACGCGGTATCTGAACCTGGTCTCGTTCGGCAACAACTCGTTCGGCGTGCAGGACGCCGCCCAGACCTACTTCGGCATCAACGCCTCCGACCTGAACTGGCAGCAGGCGGCGCTGCTGGCGGGCATGGTGCAATCGACCAGCGCGCTCAACCCGTACACCAACCCCGAGGGCGCTCTCGCGCGGCGGAACCTGGTGCTGGACACCATGATCGAGAACATCCCGCAGGAGGCCGAGGCGCTGCAGGCCGCCAAGGCCGCGCCGCTGGGCATCCTGCCGCAGCCCAACGAGTTGCCCCGCGGCTGCATCGCGGCGGGCGATCGGGCGTTCTTCTGCGACTACGTGCAGGAGTACCTCTCCCGGGCCGGGATCAGCAAGGAACAGGTGGCCCGGGGCGGCTATCTGATCAAGACGACGTTGGACCCGGACGTGCAGCTGCCGGTCAAGGCGGCCATCGACAAGTTCGCCAGCCCGACGCTGCCGGGCATCTCGAGCGTGATGAGCGTGATCCAGCCCGGCAAGACGTCGCACAAGGTGATGGCGATGGCCAGCAACCGCACCTACGGGCTGGACGTCGACGCCGGTCAGACCATGCGCCCGCAACCCTTCTCCCTGGTCGGCGACGGCGCGGGATCCGTCTTCAAGATCTTCACCACGGCCGCGGCCCTGGACATGGGGATGGGCATCAACGCCACCCTCGAGGTGCCCGGCCGGTTCCAGGCCAAGGGCATGGGTAGCGGCGGGGCCAAGGGCTGCCCGAAGGACAACTGGTGCGTGGTCAACGCCGGTAACTACCGCGGGTCGATGAACGTGACCGACGCGTTGGCCACCTCACCCAACACCGCGTTCGCCAAGCTGATCCAGCAGGTCGGGGTGACGCGCACGGTGGACATGGCGATCAAACTCGGGCTGCGGTCCTACGCCGACCCCGGCACCGCCCGCGACTACAACCCCGACAGCAACGAGAGCCTCGCCGACTTCGTCAAACGGCAGAACATCGGATCGTTCACCCTGGGCCCGATCGAGGTGAACGCGCTGGAGCTGTCCAACGTCGCGGCCACGCTCGCCTCGGGCGGCACCTGGTGCCCGCCGAACCCGATCGACAAGGTGGTCGACCGCAAGGGCAACGAAGTCGCGGTGACGACCGAGACCTGCGATCAGGTGGTCCCCGAGGGGCTGGCCAACACACTGGCCAACGCGATGAGCAAGGACGCGTTGGGCGGCGGCACGGCGTCCGGTTCGGCCGGCGCGGCGGGCTGGGACCTGCCGATGTCCGGTAAGACGGGCACCACCGAAGCCCACCGCTCCTCGGGCTTCGTCGGATTCACCAACCACTACGCGGCGGCCAACTACATCTACGACGACTCCACCAACCCCACGGACTTGTGTTCGTCCCCGTTGCGGCACTGCGGCGAGGGCGACCTCTACGGCGGTAACGAGCCCGCGCGCACGTGGTTCACCGCGATGAAACCGATCGCCACCAACTTCGGCCCGGTGCAACTGCCGCCCACCGACCCGCGCTACGTCGACGGCTCCCCCGGGTCGCGGGTGCCGAGCGTGGCGGGCCTGGACATCGACGCGGCACGCGCGCGCATCAAGGAGGCCGGCTTCCAGGTCGCCGACCAGAACAACTTCGTCAACAGCAGCGCGAAGCAGGGCGAGGTGGTCGGCACGACACCGAGCGGCGCGACGATTCCGGGCTCGATCATCACCATTCAGGTCAGCAACGGCATCCCGCCCGCCCCGCCGCCGCCGCCCGAAGGGGCGCCGGTGCCGGTCGGCTCGCAGGTCGTCGAGATTCCGGGGCTGCCGCCGATCACCATCCCGTTGATGGCGCCGCCACCGCCGGCCCCGCCCGGTGCGCCGCCGCCGTAA
- a CDS encoding WhiB family transcriptional regulator, with amino-acid sequence MSPIRPAARRTNIAAAQGVLRSVDAEERIAWVSKALCRTTDPDELFVRGAAQRKAAVICRHCPVMQECAADALDNKVEFGVWGGMTERQRRALLKQHPEVVSWADFFDKSRSRTAG; translated from the coding sequence GTGTCACCAATACGGCCGGCGGCGCGTAGGACAAACATCGCAGCCGCACAAGGTGTACTCCGCAGCGTCGATGCTGAAGAACGGATCGCTTGGGTCTCGAAGGCGCTCTGCCGCACGACCGATCCCGACGAACTGTTTGTCCGTGGCGCGGCCCAGCGCAAGGCGGCAGTGATCTGCCGGCACTGCCCGGTGATGCAGGAATGCGCGGCAGACGCGCTGGACAACAAGGTCGAGTTCGGGGTGTGGGGCGGCATGACCGAGCGGCAACGCCGCGCGCTGCTCAAGCAGCACCCCGAGGTGGTGTCCTGGGCGGACTTCTTCGACAAGAGCAGAAGCCGCACCGCGGGCTGA
- a CDS encoding ArsA family ATPase produces MSTTPKPLDMAAILADTSNRVVVCCGAGGVGKTTTAAAIALRAAEYGRNVCVLTIDPAKRLAQALGVNDLGNTPQRVPLAAEVEGELHAMMLDMRRTFDEMVVQYSGPGRAQAILDNQFYQTVASSLAGTQEYMAMEKLGQLLAEDRWDLVVVDTPPSRNALDFLDAPKRLGSFMDSRLWRLLLAPGRGIGRLVTGAMGLAMKAMSTILGSQMLGDAAAFVQSLDATFGGFREKADRTYALLKRRGTQFVVVSAAEPDALREASFFVDRLSQEGMPLAGLVLNRTHPTLCSLPAERAIDATEMLEHDTDSEAASLAAAVLRIHADRAQTAKREVRLLSRFTGANPHVPVIGVPSLPFDVSDLEALRALADQITSVA; encoded by the coding sequence ATGAGCACCACGCCGAAACCGCTTGATATGGCCGCTATCCTGGCCGACACGTCGAACCGGGTGGTGGTGTGCTGCGGCGCGGGCGGCGTGGGCAAGACGACCACCGCGGCCGCGATCGCCCTGCGCGCCGCCGAATACGGCCGCAACGTCTGCGTCTTGACGATCGATCCGGCCAAGCGGCTGGCCCAGGCGCTGGGGGTCAACGACCTCGGCAACACGCCGCAGCGCGTCCCGCTGGCGGCGGAGGTTGAAGGCGAGCTGCACGCGATGATGCTCGACATGCGTCGCACCTTCGACGAAATGGTGGTCCAATACTCCGGACCCGGTCGCGCACAAGCGATTCTGGACAACCAGTTCTATCAGACCGTCGCCAGTTCGCTTGCGGGCACGCAGGAATACATGGCGATGGAGAAGCTTGGCCAGCTGCTGGCCGAGGATCGCTGGGACCTGGTGGTCGTCGACACCCCGCCGTCGCGCAACGCGCTGGACTTCCTGGACGCGCCGAAGCGGCTGGGCAGCTTCATGGACAGCCGGTTGTGGCGGCTGCTGCTGGCGCCGGGCCGCGGCATCGGCCGGTTGGTCACCGGCGCAATGGGTTTGGCCATGAAGGCAATGTCGACCATCCTGGGCTCACAGATGCTCGGCGACGCCGCCGCGTTCGTGCAATCGCTGGACGCCACCTTCGGCGGCTTCCGGGAAAAGGCGGACCGCACGTACGCGCTGCTGAAAAGGCGTGGCACGCAATTCGTCGTGGTGTCGGCGGCCGAGCCCGACGCGTTGCGCGAGGCGTCCTTCTTCGTCGACCGGCTGTCGCAGGAAGGCATGCCGCTCGCCGGGCTGGTCTTGAACCGCACGCATCCGACGTTGTGCTCGCTACCGGCCGAGCGGGCGATCGACGCCACCGAGATGCTGGAGCACGACACCGATTCCGAAGCCGCGTCGCTGGCCGCGGCCGTGCTGCGGATTCATGCCGACCGCGCGCAGACCGCCAAGCGGGAAGTCAGATTGCTCTCCCGATTCACCGGAGCCAATCCGCACGTGCCGGTCATCGGCGTTCCTTCGCTGCCGTTTGACGTGTCGGATCTGGAAGCGCTGCGGGCCCTCGCCGACCAGATCACGTCGGTCGCCTAG
- a CDS encoding ArsA-related P-loop ATPase: protein MATTSSGGSAVGWPARLTKARLHFVTGKGGTGKSTIAAALALTLAAGGRKVLLVEVEGRQGIAQLFDVPPLPYQEVKIATAERGGQVNALAIDIEAAFLEYLDMFYNLGIAGRAMRRIGAIEFATTIAPGLRDVLLTGKIKETVIRVDKNRLPVYDAIVVDAPPTGRIARFLDVTKAVSDLAKGGPVHSQADGVVKLLHSEQTAIHLVTLLEALPVQETLEAIEELADMQLPIGSVIVNRNIPSYLQPADLAKAAEGDVDADSVRAGLEKSGITLNDNDFAGLLTETIEHATVIATRSEIAQQLDALKVPRLQLPAISDGVDLGSLYELSESLAQQGVR, encoded by the coding sequence GTGGCAACCACATCGAGCGGCGGCAGCGCCGTCGGCTGGCCGGCGCGCCTGACCAAGGCCCGCTTGCATTTTGTGACCGGCAAAGGCGGTACCGGCAAGTCGACGATCGCGGCGGCGCTGGCGCTCACGCTGGCGGCCGGCGGCCGCAAAGTCCTCCTCGTGGAAGTCGAGGGCCGCCAAGGGATTGCGCAACTCTTCGACGTCCCACCCCTGCCCTATCAGGAGGTGAAGATCGCGACCGCCGAACGCGGCGGTCAGGTCAACGCCCTGGCGATCGACATCGAGGCCGCATTCCTGGAATACCTCGACATGTTCTACAACCTGGGCATCGCGGGCCGCGCGATGCGCCGCATCGGTGCGATCGAGTTCGCGACGACCATCGCGCCCGGCCTGCGCGACGTGCTGCTCACCGGGAAGATCAAAGAGACGGTGATCCGCGTCGACAAGAACCGGCTCCCGGTGTATGACGCGATCGTCGTCGACGCGCCCCCGACGGGCCGGATCGCGCGGTTTCTCGATGTCACCAAGGCCGTCTCCGATCTGGCCAAGGGCGGCCCCGTGCACTCGCAGGCCGACGGCGTCGTGAAGCTGCTGCACTCCGAGCAGACCGCCATTCACCTGGTCACCCTGCTGGAGGCGCTGCCCGTCCAGGAAACGCTCGAGGCCATCGAGGAGCTCGCCGACATGCAGCTGCCGATCGGCAGCGTGATCGTCAACCGCAACATCCCCTCCTACCTGCAACCGGCCGATCTGGCGAAGGCCGCCGAGGGGGACGTCGACGCCGACTCGGTGCGGGCCGGGCTGGAAAAGTCCGGAATCACGTTGAACGACAACGACTTCGCCGGCCTGTTGACCGAGACCATCGAGCACGCGACCGTGATCGCCACCCGCTCCGAGATCGCGCAACAGCTCGACGCGCTGAAGGTCCCGCGGCTGCAACTTCCGGCGATCTCCGACGGGGTCGATTTGGGCAGCCTTTACGAACTGTCGGAATCGCTTGCACAGCAGGGAGTTCGATGA
- a CDS encoding DUF4177 domain-containing protein produces the protein MSQPTAWEYVTVPLLTHATKQILDQWGADGWELVSVLNGPTGEQHVAYLKRPK, from the coding sequence ATGAGCCAACCGACCGCCTGGGAGTACGTCACCGTCCCGTTGCTGACGCACGCCACCAAACAGATCCTCGACCAGTGGGGCGCCGACGGCTGGGAGCTGGTGTCCGTGCTGAACGGCCCGACCGGCGAACAGCACGTCGCCTACCTCAAGCGCCCCAAGTAG
- a CDS encoding RidA family protein, with the protein MSAQPSWKARLAELDLALPEVVAPLASYVPAVRTGDLVYTAGQLPMRAGKLAGTGKLGAEVTPDEGKALARICALNALAAVDSLVGIDSVTRVVKVVGFVASAPGFNGQPSVINGASDLLGEVFGDRGAHARSAVGVSELPLDAPVEVELIVEVG; encoded by the coding sequence ATGAGCGCCCAGCCTTCCTGGAAGGCCCGACTGGCCGAGCTCGATCTCGCGCTGCCGGAGGTGGTCGCGCCCCTGGCCTCCTATGTGCCGGCGGTGCGCACGGGCGACCTGGTCTACACTGCCGGCCAGCTGCCGATGCGGGCCGGGAAGCTGGCGGGCACCGGCAAGCTGGGCGCGGAGGTCACCCCGGACGAGGGCAAGGCGCTGGCGCGGATCTGCGCGCTCAACGCGTTGGCGGCGGTCGATTCCCTGGTGGGCATCGACTCGGTGACCCGGGTGGTGAAGGTGGTCGGCTTCGTCGCATCGGCTCCCGGGTTCAATGGCCAGCCCAGCGTCATCAACGGGGCCTCCGACCTGCTCGGCGAGGTCTTCGGCGACCGGGGCGCGCACGCGCGCTCGGCGGTCGGCGTCTCCGAGCTGCCACTGGACGCGCCGGTGGAAGTGGAGCTGATCGTCGAGGTCGGCTGA
- a CDS encoding MBL fold metallo-hydrolase gives MTEVAEPPTHPAYGRLRAVTDTVSVLLADNPGLMTLEGTNTWVLRGPRSDELVIVDPGPDDDEHIARVAALGRIGLVLISHRHGDHTDGIDKLVERTGATVRSAGSGFLRGLGGELVDGEVIDAAGLRIKVMATPGHTADSLSFVLDDAVLTADTILGRGTTVMDSEDGSLTDYLESLHRLRGLGRRAALPGHGPELSDLEAVARGYIAHRHERLEQVRSALRELGEDAGARQIVEHVYVDVDEKLWDAAEWSVQVQLNHLRG, from the coding sequence GTGACCGAGGTTGCCGAGCCGCCGACTCACCCCGCATACGGCAGGTTGCGGGCGGTCACCGACACGGTCTCGGTCCTGTTGGCCGACAACCCGGGCCTGATGACGCTGGAGGGCACCAACACCTGGGTGCTGCGCGGCCCGCGGAGCGACGAGCTGGTCATCGTGGATCCCGGCCCCGACGACGACGAGCACATCGCGAGGGTCGCCGCGCTGGGGCGCATCGGTTTGGTGCTGATCAGCCACCGGCACGGCGACCACACCGACGGCATCGACAAGCTCGTCGAGCGCACCGGCGCGACGGTCCGGTCGGCGGGCAGTGGCTTTCTGCGTGGGCTGGGTGGCGAGCTGGTCGACGGCGAGGTCATCGATGCGGCCGGACTCAGGATCAAGGTCATGGCCACCCCCGGCCACACCGCCGATTCGCTGTCCTTCGTCCTCGACGATGCCGTGCTGACCGCCGATACGATCCTGGGCCGCGGCACCACGGTGATGGACTCCGAAGACGGCAGTCTCACCGACTATTTGGAATCGCTGCACCGGTTGCGGGGGCTGGGCCGCCGCGCCGCGCTGCCCGGGCACGGGCCGGAGCTGTCCGACCTGGAGGCCGTCGCGCGCGGATACATCGCGCACCGGCATGAGCGGCTGGAGCAGGTGCGATCCGCGCTGCGCGAGCTCGGCGAGGACGCGGGGGCCCGCCAGATCGTCGAGCACGTCTACGTCGACGTCGACGAGAAGCTGTGGGATGCCGCCGAATGGTCGGTGCAGGTGCAGCTGAACCACCTGCGCGGCTAG
- the crp gene encoding cAMP-activated global transcriptional regulator CRP → MDEILARAGIFQGVEPGAVTALTKQLQPVDFPRGHTVFAEGEPGDRLYIIVAGKVKIGRRSPDGRENLLTIMGPSDMFGELSIFDPGPRTSSATTITEVRAVSMDRDALRAWIADRPEIAEQLLRVLARRLRRTNNNLADLIFTDVPGRVAKQLLQLAQRFGTQEGGAMRVTHDLTQEEIAQLVGASRETVNKALADFAHRGWIRLEGKSVLISDSERLARRAR, encoded by the coding sequence GTGGACGAGATCCTGGCAAGGGCAGGAATCTTCCAAGGGGTTGAGCCCGGCGCGGTCACGGCGCTGACCAAGCAGCTGCAACCCGTCGACTTCCCCCGCGGACACACAGTCTTCGCTGAGGGGGAACCGGGGGATCGGCTCTACATCATCGTCGCGGGGAAGGTGAAGATCGGTCGCCGCTCGCCCGATGGACGCGAGAACCTGCTGACGATCATGGGCCCGTCGGACATGTTCGGCGAATTGTCGATCTTCGACCCGGGTCCGCGGACTTCCAGCGCCACCACCATCACCGAGGTGCGTGCGGTGTCGATGGACCGCGACGCGCTGCGGGCGTGGATCGCCGATCGCCCCGAGATCGCCGAGCAGTTGTTGCGGGTGCTGGCCCGACGGCTGCGCCGCACCAACAACAACCTGGCCGACCTCATCTTCACCGACGTGCCCGGCCGGGTGGCCAAGCAGCTGCTGCAGCTCGCCCAGCGTTTCGGCACCCAGGAAGGTGGCGCCATGCGGGTCACCCACGACCTGACGCAGGAGGAGATCGCCCAGCTGGTGGGGGCTTCCCGCGAGACGGTGAACAAGGCGCTGGCCGACTTCGCCCACCGCGGCTGGATCCGCCTCGAGGGCAAGAGCGTGCTGATCTCCGACTCCGAGAGGCTCGCGCGCCGAGCGAGGTAA
- the nth gene encoding endonuclease III has product MNRALAQAFPDAHCELDFTTPLELTVATILSAQSTDKRVNLTTPALFKRYPSALDYAQADRAELENLIRPTGFFRNKASSLIGLGQALVERFDGEVPPTMAELVTLPGVGRKTANVILGNAFGIPGITVDTHFARLVHRWRWTTDKDPVKIEHSVGELIERSEWTMLSHRVIFHGRRVCHARKPACGVCLIAKDCPSFGLGPTEAPLAAPLVKGPETEHLLALAGL; this is encoded by the coding sequence ATGAATCGTGCGCTGGCACAAGCGTTTCCGGATGCGCACTGCGAGCTGGACTTCACCACGCCGCTGGAACTGACCGTCGCCACCATCCTGTCTGCGCAGAGCACCGACAAGCGGGTCAATCTGACGACGCCGGCGCTGTTCAAGCGGTATCCGTCGGCGCTGGATTACGCCCAAGCCGACCGCGCCGAACTGGAAAACCTGATCCGCCCGACCGGGTTCTTCCGCAATAAGGCGTCCTCGCTGATCGGCCTGGGGCAGGCCCTGGTCGAACGGTTCGACGGCGAGGTGCCGCCGACGATGGCCGAACTGGTCACCCTGCCCGGCGTGGGCCGCAAGACCGCCAACGTCATCCTGGGCAACGCCTTCGGGATCCCCGGCATCACCGTCGACACCCATTTCGCGCGGCTCGTGCACCGGTGGCGCTGGACCACGGACAAGGACCCGGTCAAAATCGAGCACTCGGTCGGCGAGCTCATCGAGCGTAGCGAGTGGACGATGCTGAGCCACCGGGTGATCTTCCACGGCCGCCGGGTGTGCCACGCGCGCAAACCCGCATGCGGCGTCTGCCTGATCGCCAAGGATTGCCCCTCCTTCGGGCTGGGTCCCACCGAGGCGCCGCTGGCCGCGCCGCTGGTGAAGGGCCCGGAAACCGAGCACCTGCTGGCGCTGGCCGGGCTCTAA